The genomic region TGATCGCTTCCGGACGCGAGAAGCTGTCCTCGATGCCGTCTGGTGGTGGTGCCCCTGCTGGTGCTCCTGCTGCCGCGGgagccgccgccgctgccgctccGGCTGCTGAGAAGAAGGGTAGGTTGAAAGTGCAACGCCACGCGGATTTTGTTCAGTCGTGCTAATTGCATATTATTCGTTTCAATTTTGCAGAGGAGAAGAAGGAAGAGTCCGAATCGGAAGATGACGACATGGGCTTCGGTCTCTTCGAGTAAAAGGTGAGTTTTCGTTGTTTCTACCTATTTATTTGTCATGCCTAGGTCGTGTGCATTTCAAATTTCTTCATTATTGTGATGAAATTTTCAATTGTCCATCTTTCGGGGATGATAGTAATGATTATGAATTGATTATACTGAGTAGAGTGTTGTTCGTTCATCCCGTGTCATCCATCACCTACTTTTTCTCAACTAACTTGAAACACGTTTTTATTTGTAGGTTAGTATCAGAAGATGCGGTTGATGATTTCACAAACAGCAGTTGACGCCTATTTCGTGTTCATTTTGCAGTGTACCGAAGGCGACAGTCGGTGTTCGAGAACAACTGACAACTTTTCGTATGAAAGGTAAGTTTATAGAAACTCGtcatttttattagtttcTCTCTCTATGATGATACTATTTTAATTTACCATCTTTCGGGGATGACAGTAATGATTATGAAATTTCTACTGATGCGGATGGAAACTATCCCGATatttcaatatgtttttgtCATTCAGTACTAATGtaactctttctttctcctctAGGTAAGTTTCAAGAAACCACGTGAACATCCCAAACCATCTTTTGGATTACCAACGTGGACTCGTTGGTTGCTGTTTTCGAAGTTCAGGTCGTTTTACAAATCAACTTGTTTATTCACAGCTTATTTCCCGGTCATATCTACCATGGTGCTATATCTTGTGGATATAGGTAAGTAACAAACCGCCATGCCCTCTTGGGTTATTTTTTCAATGATGACTCATTATACCATCTTTCGAATGatatttaatgattttatcGTTTGGTCATAACTGATTCTTTTCGGTTCGCCGGAATTTATTCAATCCATGTTATACAATTGACTAATGTTATCGTTTGGTTTTCATTCCATTGCAGGAATCATTCGACGGAGAAGACAATATAGGTAAGTTGCTTACCCAAATTACCCgggaaaaagtttgtttattgCTGATTTGCccattcccattttttttaaatatttcaatgatTCGACTGTTATACCTTAATGGGTTCAAATGGCTTTTCCTCGTTTCTTTTGATTGCAGGAACCATCCGATCCTCCCCGTCACCTGCATGACTTCGATGTGTACAAAATACATGGTTGAGAAATAAACTTTTATAACGAAAACTATCATCTGGTGTCAGAAATACTTTGGGGCTATAATTTAGTTCatctaaaaatttaaattacgaAAGAAATTATAGATTCTCATTTGCAGTTATTACGTCCTTTGATGAGTGCTGAACTGGAATGCTTTCGTTGTATCTTTTGGCACAGTCTCGCTGTAGCCACCGCCACTCCGGCTGCTGAAAAGAAGGGTAAGTTGAATATGCAACACCAGGTGGGAGTTTGGTTCAATCGTGCTAATAGCATATTCTTCGTTTCAATTTTGCAGTGCAGAATGAAGCCCCCGAATCGGAAGATGACCATCCATCTTTTGATAACCATGCTATTAGTTAGTTTCTAAAAATGCCGTCCAATCCTTGTGTACCGAAGGCGAAATCGAAGATAGTCGGTGTTCGAGAGCGTCTTGCAACTTTCCGTATGAAAAGTAAGTTTATAGAAACTCGTCATTTGTTTAACCTTTCTGTGATGATAtgtatttaatttcatcatctttcggggaTGATAGTAATGATTACGAAATTTTCTACTGATACGATTAGAAACTATCCCGACatttcaatatgtttttggCATTCAGTACTAACGTAACTCTCCTCTTCTTTCTCCTACAGGAAAGACGGATTGTTTCAATGATTTCACTAGCAGGAGTTGACGCCTATTTCGTGTCCAACCCTTGTGTACCGAAGGCGAAATCGAAGATAGTCGGTGTTCGAGAGCGTCTTGCAACTTTTCGTATGAAAGGTAAGTTTAGAGAAACtcatcatttttattaacCTTTCTTTCTGTGATGATAtgtatttaatttcatcatctttcggagaTGATAATAATGATTACGAATTTACTACTGATGCGATTAAAAACTATCCCCCGATATTTCAAGATGTTTTTGGCATTCGGTACTAACGtaactctctttttctttctcctacaGGAAAATTGGATTGTTTCAATGATTTCACTAACAAGAGTTGACGCCTATTTCGTGTTCAAGAGCGTCTTGCAATTTTTCGTATGAAAGGTAAGTTTATAGAAACTCGTCATTTTTATTAACCTTTCTCTCTGTGATGATAtgtatttaatttcatcatctttcggagaTGATAATAATGATTACGAATTTACTACTGATGCGATTAAAAACTATCCCCCGATATTTCAAGATGTTTTTGGCATTCGGTACTAACGTaactccctttttctttctcctacaGGAAAATTGGATTGTTTCAATGATTTCACTAACAAGAGTTGACGCCTATTTCGTGTTCAAGAGCGTCCTGCAATTTTTCGTGTGAAAGGTAAGTTTATAGaaaatcatcatttttattaacCTTTCTCTCTGTGATGATAtgtatttaatttcatcatctttcggagatgataataataatgattacGAATTCACTACTGATGCGATTACAAACTATCCCCCGATAATTCAAGAAATTTTTGGCTCTCAGTACTAACGTAActcgttttctttctcctaCAGGAAAATTGGAttatttcaatgatttcaCAAACAGAAGTTGATGTTTATTTCGTGTCCAATCCTTGTGTACCGAAGGCGAAAGCGAAGACAGTTGGTGTTCGAGAGCGTCTTGCGGCTTTCCGTATGAAAAGTAAGTTTATAGAAACTCGTCATTATTATTAACCTTTCTTTCTGTGATGATAtgtatttaatttcatcatctttcggagaTGATAATAATGATTACGAATTTACTACTGATGCGATTAAAAACTATCCCCCGATATTTCAAGATGTTTTTGGCATTCGGTACTAACGTaactccctttttctttctcctacaGGAAAATTGGATTGTTTCAATGATTTCACTAACAAGAGTTGACGCCTATTTCGTGTTCAAGAGCGTCCTGCAATTTTTCGTATGAAAGGTAAGTTTATAGaaaatcatcatttttattaacCTTTCTCTCTGTGATGATAtgtatttaatttcatcatctttcggagatgataataataatgattacGAATTCACTACTGATGCGATTACAAACTATCCCCCGATAATTCAAGATGTTTTTGGTATTCGGTACTAACGTAActcgttttctttctcctaCAGGAAAATTGGATTTCTTCAATTATTTCACAAACAGAACTTGATGTTTATTTCGTGTCCAATCCTTGTGTACCGAAGGCGAAAGCGAAGACAGTTGGTGTTCGGGAGCGTCTTACAACTTTTCTTATGAAAGGTAAGATTATAGAAACTCATCATTATTATTAACCTTTCTTTCTGTGATGATAtgtatttaatttcatcatctttcggagaTGATAATAATGATTACGAATTTACTACTGATGCGATTAAAAACTATCCCCCGATATTTCAAGATGTTTTTGGCATTCGGTACTAACGTaactccctttttctttctcctacaGGAAAATTGGATTGTTTCAATGATTTCACTAACAAGAGTTGACGCCTATTTCGTGTTCAAGAGCGTCCTGCAATTTTTCGTATGAAAGGTAAGTTTATAGaaaatcatcatttttattaacCTTTCTCTCTGTGATGATAtgtatttaatttcatcatctttcggagatgataataaaaatgattacGAATTCACTACTGATGCGATTACAAACTATCCCCCGATAATTCAAGATGTTTTTGGTATTCGGTACTAACGTAActcgttttctttctcctaCAGGAAAATTGGATTTCTTCAATTATTTCACACACAGAACTTGATGTTTATTTCGTGTCCAATCCTTGTGTACCGAAGGCGAAAGCGAAGACAGTTGGTGTTCGGGAGCATCTTACAACTTTTATTATGAAAGGTAAGATGATAGATACtcatcatttttattaacCTTTCTCTCTGTGATGATAtgtatttaatttcatcatctttcggagaTGATAATAATGATTACGAATTTACTACTGATGCGATTACAAACTATCCCCCGATAATTCAAGAAATTTTTGGCTCTCAGTACTAACGTAActcgttttctttctcctaCAGGAAAATTGGAttatttcaatgatttcaCAAACAGAAGTTGATGTTTATTTCGTGTCCAATCCTTGTGTACCGAAGGCGAAAGCGAAGACAGTTGGTGTTCGAGAGCGTCTTGCGGCTTTCCGTATGAAAAGTAAGTTTATAGAAACTCGTCATGTTTAGTAATATTTTTCTCTGTGATGATATctatttaatttcatcatctttcggggaTGATAGTAATGATTACGAAATTTTCTACTGATGCGATTAGAAACTATCCCGacattttaatatgtttttggCATTCAGTACTAACGTAACTctccttttctttctcctaCAGGAAAGACGGATTGTTTCAATGATTTCACTAACAGGAATTGAAGCCTATTTCATGTCCAACCCTAGTGTACCGAAGGCGAAATCGAAGATAGTCGGTGTTCGAGAGCGTCTTGCGGCTTTCCGTATGAAAAGTAAGTTTATAGAAACTCGTCATGTTTAGTAATATTTTTCTCTGTGATGATATctatttaatttcatcatctttcggggaTGACAGTAATGATTATGAAATTTCTACTGATGCGGATGGAAACTATCCCGATatttcaatatgtttttgtCATTCAGTACTAATGtaactctttctttctcctctAGGTAAGTTTCAAGAAACCACGTGAACATCCCAAACCATCTTTTGGATTACCAACGTGGACTCGTTGGTTGCTGTTTTCGAAGTTCAGGTCGTTTTACAAATCAACTTGTTTATTCACAGCTTATTTCCCGGTCATATCTACCATGGTGCTATATCTTGTGGATATAGGTAAGTAACAAACCGCCATGCCCTCTTGGGTTATTTTTTCAATGATGACTCATTATACCATCTTTCGAATGatatttaatgattttatcGTTTGGTCATAACTGATTCTTTTCGGTTCGCCGGAATTTATTCAATCCATGTTATACAATTGACTAATGTTATCGTTTGGTTTTCATTCCATTGCAGGAATCATTCGACGGAGAAGACAATATAGGTAAGTTGCTTACCCAAATTACCCgggaaaaagtttgtttattgCTGATTTGCccattcccattttttttaaatatttcaatgatTCGACTGTTATACCTTAATGGGTTCAAATGGCTTTTCCTCGTTTCTTTTGATTGCAGGAACCATCCGATCCTCCCCGTCACCTGCATGACTTCGATGTGTACAAAATACATGGTTGAGAAATAAACTTTTATAACGAAAACTATCATCTGGTGTCAGAAATACTTTGGGGCTATAATTTAGTTCatctaaaaatttaaattacgaAAGAAATTATAGATTCTCATTTGCAGTTATTACGTCCTTTGATGAGTGCTGAACTGGAATGCTTTCGTTGTATCTTTTGGCACAGTCTCGCTGTAGCCACCGCCACTCCGGCTGCTGAAAAGAAGGGTAAGTTGAATATGCAACACCAGGTGGGAGTTTGGTTCAATCGTGCTAATAGCATATTCTTCGTTTCAATTTTGCAGTGCAGAATGAAGCCCCCGAATCGGAAGATGACCATCCATCTTTTGATAACCATGCTATTAGTTAGTTTCTAAAAATGCCGTCCAATCCTTGTGTACCGAAGGCGAAATCGAAGATAGTCGGTGTTCGAGAGCGTCTTGCAACTTTCCGTATGAAAAGTAAGTTTATAGAAACTCGTCATTTGTTTAACCTTTCTGTGATGATAtgtatttaatttcatcatctttcggggaTGATAGTAATGATTACGAAATTTTCTACTGATACGATTAGAAACTATCCCGACatttcaatatgtttttggCATTCAGTACTAACGTAACTCTCCTCTTCTTTCTCCTACAGGAAAGACGGATTGTTTCAATGATTTCACTAGCAGGAGTTGACGCCTATTTCGTGTCCAACCCTTGTGTACCGAAGGCGAAATCGAAGATAGTCGGTGTTCGAGAGCGTCTTGCAACTTTTCGTATGAAAGGTAAGATTATAGATACtcatcatttttattaacCTTTCTTTCTGTGATGATAtgtatttaatttcatcatctttcggagaTGATAATAATGATTACGAAATTTTCTACTGATGCGATTAGAAACTATCCCGATatttcaatatgtttttggCATACCGTACTAACGgaactctctttttctttctcccacAGGAAAGACGGATTGTTTCAATGATTTCACTAACAGGAGTTGACACCTATTTCGTGTCCAACCCTTGTGTACCGAAGGCGACATCGAAGTTGGTCGGTGTTCGAGAGCGTCTTGCAACTTTTCGTATGAAAGGTAAGTTTAAAGAAGCTCGTCATTTTTTAACCTTTCCCTCTGTGATGATACgtatttaatttcatcatctttcggggaTGATAGTAATGATTACGAAATTTTCTACTGATGCGATTAGAAACTATCCCGATatttcaatatgtttttggCATTCAGTACTAACGTAACTCTTTTTCTCTCATACAGGATAGTTTCAAGAAACCATTTGGAATGCATTCTTAAAGGCGATGAACACACCTCCCAAACATCTTTTGGATTACCATACTAACATTTAATGGTGATATACTGATTGCTGTTTCCATTCGTGGcgttgaacaaaacaacgtATCCTAGTCATACCGTTGTGTGGATATGAGTAAGTAGCACAAACCACCATGTTTAgtgttctttttaaaaaaatgatgacTTAaattacaccatctttcgaatgatatttaatgattttattatttggtaATTTCTGAATCGGTTCGATTCTCCGAAATTCATTCGACGAATAGTTTGCTATATATTTTACTAATTTTCTCGTGATGGCTATTTATTCCATTGCAGAAATCATTCGCCCGAGAAGAAAATATGGGCAAGTTACCCAAACTACACGCGGATATGAGTTTGTGAAAAAACAACTTGTTTATTCACAGCTTATTTCCCGACCTTATCTACCATGGTGCTATTTCTTGTGGATATATATGTAAGTAGCACAAACTCTAccatgttcgttttttttttaagaatgaTGACTTAAAGTACACCATCTTTCGAATGatatttaatgattttattatttggtaATTACTGAATCGATTCGATTTTCCGAAATTCATTCGAATTCTTGTTGAACATTTTACTAATTCTATCGTTATGGCATTTATTCCATTGCAGAAATAATTTGACCATCCTTGCCGTCACCTACATAACTTCGATGTGTATAAAATACATGGTTTAGAAATAAACTATTATGACGAGAACAATCAATTGGTGTTTGAAATACATTTGATCTATATTTTGGTTAAACTAAGAATTTAAACTACGAAAGAAATTACACATCCTcatttgctgttgttgcgtcCTTCTTCCGCGGATCTGCTGCACTGGAATGCTTTCGTTGCGCTTCCTGGTGCATCTTCCACGCCTTGTTGGTCTTGTCCACCGATTGTCGTATGCGGTTCATGATTTGAGCATGGTCTAATCCGAGTATATCGTGCCTCATTTCAGGCTCACGTATACGTTCTTCTACCACTGTTGCAGTCGGATCACTGACTTCCTCGCCATCATCTCCATAGTCCGCCTCCTTCAACAGAGCATTTAGCACTCCTTCGACATAGTACCGTTTGTCCTGGACAAACATGAGCACTGGAACCTCACCCATCACCCGAAGCTGAGACAGTTCATGGCGTAAGCGATACGATAACTGTTTGAGGATGATCTCAATTTTAACGTCCTTGTTGAGACTAGAAGAAAACCAGTAAATACTCGCTTCACGAAAGTCCGGTGCGACACGAACGCGAGAAATCTGTATACCATAGCCATACAGATCGCTAGCGAAGGAGCCGGTTGCCATGAGATcggttatgtttttcataaacaGCTTATTCAGAACGGCCACACGACGACTTGATTCCTTCCCTTGGCGATTGGTGCTCGCAAGGGAGGTTGCTGGCATCAGTTTAGGCGTACGATCGTTAGTTTCATCATAGTATCGTTTCTTCTTAGCCTTGTTACTGCCGCTCATGAGTTTATTGAGCACTTTTGCTGCCTTCGTCGATGAACGAACCGCACAGCTGACGGAGAAGAGCCGGGTTGACGTGATTTTTAtctaaaagtataaaaaggaATGGTGAAGAGAATACTACGCTGGCTgactagtttattttttaacgtaCCATTCCGATATCGAAGGTTTTTCTGTGATTGTGAGAACAAATCTATATTCTCAAATCTCTACTTAGCAAAAACAGCATGGATCAGTCTGTGAAACACTAATATAaagaaaatatgataaaatacccgcaaaatttaaaaatgcaacTGAAGTACAACTTGTAAGGAATGATCTACGATCCTTAAAATACACCCGTGTCGTTATAAATTTCACAGCATCGCAAATCGGATCATTATATgatagcaaaacaaaccacagGTATACTTCACAGATGTGTTCCAGGCACCAAAGGAAAATTTGTAATTGTTTAGCCTGTACCTATTGATCGCTTAAGTTTACCAAATTACGACTTATTTTCAACTCGCAGAGCGTCAGCAATGATATAATCACTTACAATAAGAATGATTTTTACCTTTCGCGGGTAAACctacaataaaaataagtttttggCACCATCGcctattttcaaaacatcttTCACCGCATTGTGCTTCTTGCCAAACGCAAAGACGTCAGTTACGAAGAAGCGGATATAAAcgtgtttaaaatgtaaattgttttcatcgcGTTTCTGGTTAAATTTACATGTTCTTCTTTACATTCAAACCTTTTTCAACtaaataatgaatttatatggCAAACTATAAGGCTTACAAAATATAATGCTACATCTTTGATAAGCAATTAAAAACAGTAATCGGCTGGCAACCCTTCTCACAGCAAAACGACAAGTAAACGTCAAACCCAAGAGGTGACGATGCAATTTGCAGTACAATTTCGACTGCGAACGGTTGGTGTCGTGCTCGCGGGTAGGATTTGGTGTAATTTTCGCTTCAAATTTCCGAACAAAATTGTCCTTTGTTGCACATGTTCGTTCGTTTAACTAACTAGCCTGATTTATTAGCCTACAAAGTGCCGATTGCTTCTCAAACCAACCGTGGAATATGTAAATTGCGAAGCGGCAGAAAAAAGTTTTGCGCATCTATGAGCAG from Anopheles coustani chromosome 3, idAnoCousDA_361_x.2, whole genome shotgun sequence harbors:
- the LOC131271211 gene encoding large ribosomal subunit protein P2, producing MRYVAAYLLAVLGGNAAPTNADIEKILSSVGIEADATRVSKVVKELQNKSIEELIASGREKLSSMPSGGGAPAGAPAAAGAAAAAAPAAEKKEEKKEESESEDDDMGFGLFE
- the LOC131272541 gene encoding putative ribosome-binding factor A, mitochondrial: MIKITSTRLFSVSCAVRSSTKAAKVLNKLMSGSNKAKKKRYYDETNDRTPKLMPATSLASTNRQGKESSRRVAVLNKLFMKNITDLMATGSFASDLYGYGIQISRVRVAPDFREASIYWFSSSLNKDVKIEIILKQLSYRLRHELSQLRVMGEVPVLMFVQDKRYYVEGVLNALLKEADYGDDGEEVSDPTATVVEERIREPEMRHDILGLDHAQIMNRIRQSVDKTNKAWKMHQEAQRKHSSAADPRKKDATTANEDV